A section of the Corynebacterium auris genome encodes:
- the steA gene encoding putative cytokinetic ring protein SteA, with translation MHNMSVFSRANADPAGSTVSAAASPVEVQGTLRDCTARGKGVRRLRAGEVAVVDSRDMGRREAEQLIAAAPAAVLNLSTFSTGAMPNYGPHLLLDAGIALYEAHGGPLRELLRDGKKVSVQEAGTIHVGKKPAGEAVAVTREGADETFAAAQRSLLDHMEAYFGNTIEFIHSESPLLIDGVGVPEMGDTMTGRKVLIVTDFADAKDKLGALRNFIREYEPVFIGVGAGTDVISELGYQPDYIVGDPTTVAEENLRGEARVVLPADPDGHAAGLERIQDLGVGAMTFPAATDSAVDLAILLACFHDAEMIVTVGEVVDLDAIFARAPQASPAALLTRLKAGNRIVDSTVIENLYAVQSGGGLAWAWAVLGLLVLVATVVLVVGLGGDAAFAENLVDTWDALVERVQGWLS, from the coding sequence ATGCACAACATGAGTGTCTTTTCGCGTGCTAACGCCGACCCGGCAGGGTCCACCGTTTCGGCAGCCGCGTCGCCTGTCGAAGTGCAGGGCACGCTGCGCGACTGCACCGCCCGGGGCAAGGGGGTACGCAGGCTGCGCGCCGGCGAGGTCGCCGTTGTCGACTCGCGCGATATGGGGCGTCGTGAAGCGGAGCAGCTCATCGCCGCAGCCCCGGCCGCCGTGCTGAACCTTTCCACCTTCTCCACGGGAGCGATGCCGAACTACGGCCCGCACCTGTTGCTCGACGCCGGAATTGCCCTCTACGAGGCGCACGGCGGGCCGCTGCGCGAGCTGCTGCGCGACGGCAAGAAGGTCTCGGTGCAGGAGGCCGGCACGATTCACGTGGGCAAGAAGCCGGCGGGCGAGGCCGTCGCGGTCACGCGGGAGGGCGCTGACGAGACTTTCGCCGCGGCGCAGCGCAGCCTCCTCGACCACATGGAGGCCTACTTCGGCAACACCATCGAGTTCATCCATTCCGAATCGCCTTTGCTTATCGACGGGGTCGGCGTCCCCGAGATGGGCGACACGATGACCGGGCGCAAGGTCCTCATCGTCACCGACTTCGCCGACGCGAAGGACAAGCTCGGTGCCTTGCGCAACTTCATCCGAGAGTACGAGCCGGTGTTCATCGGGGTTGGCGCGGGCACCGACGTGATCAGCGAGCTGGGGTACCAGCCGGATTACATCGTCGGTGACCCCACCACAGTCGCCGAGGAGAATCTGCGTGGTGAGGCGCGCGTGGTTTTGCCCGCCGACCCCGACGGCCACGCCGCCGGCCTCGAGAGGATCCAGGACCTTGGCGTGGGGGCTATGACGTTCCCGGCCGCGACGGATTCCGCGGTCGATCTGGCCATCCTTCTGGCCTGCTTCCACGACGCGGAGATGATCGTGACGGTGGGCGAGGTAGTCGACCTTGACGCGATCTTCGCACGCGCCCCGCAGGCGAGCCCCGCGGCGCTGCTCACGCGCCTGAAGGCGGGCAACCGGATCGTGGATTCGACCGTAATCGAGAACTTGTACGCGGTGCAGTCGGGCGGGGGCTTGGCGTGGGCGTGGGCCGTCCTCGGCCTTCTCGTTCTCGTCGCTACCGTTGTCCTTGTGGTCGGGCTCGGCGGCGACGCCGCTTTCGCGGAAAACCTCGTGGACACCTGGGACGCCCTCGTCGAGCGCGTGCAGGGTTGGCTGAGCTAG
- the xerD gene encoding site-specific tyrosine recombinase XerD has protein sequence MRPREIAALWLNHLAVERGRSANTLSNYRRDAKRYTAWLERAGKTDLGEVATGDIEAYAAELRRGTEDTRPLAASSAARALTVARGLHRFAAAEGYVASDVAAEVSPPAAGEKLPDTLSIDEVAALLDACPSDTPVHLRDKALLEMLYGTGARVSEVLALAVDDAADNDGVLSVTGKGGKQRLVPLGGAGREAVEAYLVRGRPALASGRSHALFLNARGGALSRQSAWSIIKDAAARAGIDKGVSPHTLRHSFATHLLQGGADVRTVQELLGHSSVTTTQIYTHVTADNVREVWRTTHPRARTPSGE, from the coding sequence ATGCGCCCGAGGGAGATCGCCGCTCTGTGGCTGAACCACCTGGCTGTGGAGCGTGGACGCTCCGCCAACACGCTGAGCAATTATCGTCGAGACGCGAAGCGATACACCGCATGGTTGGAGCGCGCGGGCAAAACTGATCTGGGCGAGGTGGCGACAGGCGATATTGAGGCCTATGCCGCCGAACTGCGCCGCGGCACGGAGGACACCCGCCCGCTTGCGGCCTCGTCCGCCGCGCGGGCGCTGACGGTGGCGCGAGGGCTGCACCGTTTCGCCGCCGCGGAGGGCTACGTCGCGTCCGACGTCGCCGCTGAGGTCTCCCCACCGGCCGCCGGGGAGAAGCTGCCCGACACCCTGTCCATCGACGAGGTCGCAGCACTTCTCGACGCCTGCCCGAGCGACACCCCGGTCCACCTGCGGGACAAGGCCCTGCTGGAGATGCTCTACGGCACCGGCGCGCGCGTCTCGGAGGTGCTCGCCCTCGCGGTGGACGACGCCGCTGACAACGACGGCGTGCTCAGCGTGACCGGCAAGGGCGGCAAGCAGCGGCTCGTCCCTCTCGGCGGTGCGGGGCGCGAGGCCGTCGAGGCGTACCTGGTGCGCGGCCGTCCAGCGCTGGCGTCTGGGCGCAGCCACGCGCTTTTCCTCAACGCCCGCGGGGGCGCTTTGTCGCGACAAAGCGCGTGGAGCATCATCAAGGACGCCGCCGCGCGGGCCGGAATAGATAAGGGCGTCTCGCCCCACACCTTGCGCCATTCCTTCGCCACTCACCTTCTGCAGGGCGGGGCGGACGTGCGAACGGTCCAGGAGTTGCTGGGGCACTCCTCGGTGACCACGACGCAGATTTACACCCACGTTACGGCGGATAACGTGCGCGAAGTGTGGCGCACGACGCACCCGCGGGCGCGCACGCCGAGCGGCGAATGA
- a CDS encoding copper transporter: MSGGRGGLVVAGLAWGAALGVALGALVMAPAMQDAQGTTAEAPAAEDLAPRVEEAEAQAAAANELVAAESGALVGESLNDAAVLIVRGPGSGAEEATRVREVLDQAGADNAGEIELTEKFVSREGADELSSVVANTLPAGAQLSVEDLSPATHAGESLATALFVGADGAPLATPEDRDFVLSALADADFLSYNSADLMAADAVLLLTGGAEGSFAAGALADFAAALEARGGAVVAAEPGPGDGVVGELHARGGHGVKTQNVADSEAGVVLSVRAVREALDESAAPAE; this comes from the coding sequence GTGTCTGGTGGACGTGGCGGCCTTGTCGTGGCGGGCCTAGCGTGGGGGGCCGCCCTCGGGGTGGCGCTCGGGGCGCTGGTGATGGCGCCTGCCATGCAGGACGCGCAGGGCACAACCGCGGAGGCCCCCGCCGCCGAGGACCTCGCGCCGCGCGTCGAAGAAGCGGAGGCCCAGGCCGCTGCAGCAAATGAGCTGGTGGCGGCCGAGTCCGGCGCTCTCGTGGGCGAGAGCCTGAACGACGCGGCGGTGCTGATCGTGCGCGGCCCCGGCTCAGGGGCCGAGGAGGCCACGCGGGTCCGCGAGGTCCTCGACCAGGCGGGCGCGGACAACGCGGGCGAGATCGAACTGACTGAGAAGTTTGTCTCCCGCGAGGGGGCAGATGAACTCAGCTCGGTGGTGGCGAACACCCTGCCGGCGGGGGCGCAGCTGTCGGTCGAGGACCTTTCCCCTGCGACGCACGCCGGAGAGTCGCTGGCAACGGCGCTGTTTGTCGGTGCCGACGGCGCCCCCCTGGCCACGCCGGAGGACCGGGATTTCGTGCTTTCCGCGCTGGCCGACGCCGACTTCCTCTCGTACAACAGCGCCGACCTCATGGCGGCGGACGCGGTATTGCTGCTCACCGGCGGGGCGGAGGGCTCCTTCGCCGCCGGCGCGCTCGCCGATTTCGCGGCGGCGCTGGAAGCACGCGGCGGCGCCGTCGTCGCCGCGGAGCCGGGTCCCGGCGACGGGGTCGTCGGCGAGCTCCACGCGCGCGGCGGGCACGGGGTGAAAACCCAGAACGTCGCCGATTCCGAAGCCGGCGTGGTCCTCAGCGTGCGCGCGGTGCGCGAGGCACTTGACGAGTCAGCCGCGCCGGCGGAGTAG
- a CDS encoding NUDIX domain-containing protein translates to MAHDFTVTHSELLISAPIIGVRRDRVTMPGGGEAAREIVEHFGAVAVVALDGEGRVALVEQYRHSVGRRLLELPAGLLDIADEPALECARRELREEAGLAAENWGVLVDLVTSPGFADEAVRVFLATGLSQVERPEVADEEADMTLTWVPLDTARRAVLEGRIVNSIAVSGILAAGAALESGEQPRSVDDPFDVRPTALASRRRGVGSGGDMKRI, encoded by the coding sequence ATGGCCCACGACTTCACCGTTACACACTCCGAGCTGCTCATCAGCGCCCCGATCATCGGTGTGCGCCGCGACCGCGTGACGATGCCGGGCGGCGGAGAGGCCGCCCGCGAGATCGTGGAGCACTTCGGAGCCGTCGCCGTAGTGGCCCTCGACGGCGAGGGTCGGGTCGCTCTCGTCGAGCAGTACCGCCACTCCGTTGGACGGCGCTTGCTCGAACTACCGGCTGGTCTGCTCGACATCGCAGACGAGCCCGCCCTGGAGTGCGCGCGCCGCGAGCTGCGCGAGGAGGCCGGGCTTGCAGCTGAGAACTGGGGTGTTTTGGTCGACCTGGTGACCTCGCCCGGCTTTGCGGACGAGGCCGTGCGCGTCTTTCTCGCCACGGGGTTGTCCCAGGTGGAACGGCCGGAGGTGGCAGACGAGGAGGCGGACATGACGCTGACGTGGGTTCCGCTGGATACCGCTCGCCGCGCCGTGCTGGAGGGCCGGATAGTCAACTCGATCGCGGTGTCCGGCATCCTCGCCGCGGGGGCCGCACTGGAGTCAGGCGAGCAGCCACGTAGCGTCGACGACCCATTCGACGTACGTCCCACGGCGCTCGCCTCGCGCAGGCGGGGCGTTGGCAGCGGCGGCGACATGAAACGGATCTGA